In Pseudomonadota bacterium, the genomic stretch GCACGGACGCCACCATGGCGGGCAGCTACCCGAACCTGCTGCGCGTGATCGACTACCTCGTGGCCATCGAAGGCGCGAGTGAGACCGAAGATGCGTCGGCCAGCGTCAGCGCGCCGGCCAGCAGCGACGGCCAGGGCTAACGCCACGCGTTAGCCCCTATCGGCGGCGGGGCGGCCTCAGGCGCTCCGCCGCGATACGCCAGCTCCCCGCGTCGTCCTGACGCCAGTACTGGCGATACCAGCCGCCCCACCCGTCACCAAAGCTCGCTACCACGAGGCCTTGCGTTGTCGGGTCCTGGATCAGGGCCAGCCGTCGCACCTCAGGTGCCTCGTCCTCCCGCTCGAGACCCGCTCCGGCGACGGGCACCGCAAGCGCCTCCGGGTCGTAGAGTTCCTCCAGCGCAGAGGCGCCGTCCTCACCCTGCGCCCGGGCCGCTAGCCAGCGCTCAATACGCCCACTCAAGCGCGCCACCTCCGCCGTCGAGGGCGACGCCGCATTCCAAGGCACCCGCTCCACGATCACCACCGGCGTTCGGCGCGGTGCCAGGCGTTTCGCCAGCCACTGGATGTCAGGGTTGGTCAGGGCGACGCACCCATCGCTGTCGAGGGGCGGGCGTGAGTAGGTTTGCGGGGGTACGCCGTGGATCCAGATGCCACGCCCGGTACGTGACTCTCGCCGATCCCAGGCGTTTGGATAGTCGAGGGGAAACGCATGCGCGCCGTAGCGCTCGGCCAGACCTTCCTCGTCCATGCGGCTCAAGGTGAAGTAGACGCCGAGGGGCGTGCGCTCATCGCCCTCCACCTCCTTGCCCGGCCCGCGACGCCCGATCGAGACGTACAGGTCGCGCTCCAGACGCAGCCCCTCAGGGCGATTGCGGAAGAGGAACAGGCGCGAGGTCGACGTCTCCACCACGATCAGGTGGCGGACGCCACGATCGAGGGCGAGCACGAAGGGCAGCGTCGTCGGCACCTGGTAGTCACGATGGGCCCAGCGTTGGGCTGCCTCGTGCGCCAGTCGAGAGGCCTCGTCCGGCGCGGCACCTTGCGGCGCCGTGGGCACGGACGCCGCCGCGGTCAACCACCGCGCCTGCAGCTGCGCCATCGCGGCCTCGCCCTGCGCCGCGAGCAGTTCCTGGCGCAACTTGTCCAGCAGGGCAAAGCCGCTGACCTTCTGAGCTAGTGCTGCCGATAGCTCGATCGCCTGCGCGCTATCGCCCGTCTCGACCGCCTCGAGCACCCGCAGCCATTCCTGCTCCGTCGGTGCCAACACATCGAACACTAGCGGCGGGGGCGTATGCTCCTGTGCGACCCCCACCGTGGGCAACACGGCGAAAAGCATCAGCAACAACGTTAGGCAGCAGGCAGCGCGCGCCTCGGCTCTAGGCATACGGACCCATGGAAGGCTCAGAACAGTGCGAGTTGCGGCTCACTGTGCGATGAGCGAGCAAGGCTTGCAAGTAGGGAAGGCGGCACGGCAAAGGCAGAGGTGTCCAGGCGCGTGCGCTTGGCCGCATCGTTGAGGCCATGGCGTGCGCGGGCGAGTTCGAAGCGGCGCGCGATCAACTGGGCCAGGGCGCCCTGGCCC encodes the following:
- a CDS encoding L,D-transpeptidase, with the translated sequence MLFAVLPTVGVAQEHTPPPLVFDVLAPTEQEWLRVLEAVETGDSAQAIELSAALAQKVSGFALLDKLRQELLAAQGEAAMAQLQARWLTAAASVPTAPQGAAPDEASRLAHEAAQRWAHRDYQVPTTLPFVLALDRGVRHLIVVETSTSRLFLFRNRPEGLRLERDLYVSIGRRGPGKEVEGDERTPLGVYFTLSRMDEEGLAERYGAHAFPLDYPNAWDRRESRTGRGIWIHGVPPQTYSRPPLDSDGCVALTNPDIQWLAKRLAPRRTPVVIVERVPWNAASPSTAEVARLSGRIERWLAARAQGEDGASALEELYDPEALAVPVAGAGLEREDEAPEVRRLALIQDPTTQGLVVASFGDGWGGWYRQYWRQDDAGSWRIAAERLRPPRRR